The Streptomyces tendae genome has a window encoding:
- a CDS encoding ABC transporter ATP-binding protein has translation MTTSAPAGSLLTAQDLHKIYGPTKALDGAGFSIHPGEVVAVMGPSGSGKSTLLHCLAGIVTPDSGSITYNGRELTAMNDSERSALRRSEFGFVFQFGQLVPELTCVENVALPLRLNGTPRKEAERTALSWLERLEVADVGGKRPGEVSGGQGQRVAVARALVTNPRVVFADEPTGALDSLNGERVMELLTEAARSTNAAVVLVTHEARVAAYSDREIVVRDGKSRDMERVV, from the coding sequence ATGACCACGTCCGCACCCGCCGGTTCCCTGCTCACCGCGCAGGACCTGCACAAGATCTACGGCCCGACCAAGGCGCTCGACGGGGCCGGCTTCTCGATCCACCCCGGTGAGGTCGTCGCCGTGATGGGGCCCTCCGGCTCCGGCAAGTCCACCCTGCTGCACTGCCTCGCCGGCATCGTGACCCCCGACTCCGGGTCCATCACGTACAACGGGCGCGAGCTGACCGCGATGAACGACTCCGAGCGCAGCGCGCTGCGCCGCTCCGAGTTCGGCTTCGTCTTCCAGTTCGGCCAGCTCGTCCCCGAACTCACCTGCGTGGAGAACGTCGCCCTGCCACTGCGGCTCAACGGCACCCCCCGCAAGGAGGCCGAGCGGACCGCGCTGTCCTGGCTGGAGCGCCTGGAGGTCGCGGACGTCGGCGGGAAGCGCCCCGGCGAGGTGTCCGGCGGTCAGGGCCAGCGCGTCGCCGTCGCCCGCGCCCTGGTCACCAACCCGCGGGTGGTGTTCGCCGACGAACCGACCGGCGCGCTCGACTCCCTCAACGGCGAGCGGGTGATGGAGCTCCTCACCGAGGCCGCCCGTTCCACCAACGCCGCCGTCGTCCTCGTCACCCACGAGGCGCGCGTCGCCGCGTACTCCGACCGCGAGATCGTCGTCCGCGACGGCAAGTCCCGTGACATGGAGCGGGTCGTATGA
- a CDS encoding PadR family transcriptional regulator has product MSIGHTLLGLLESGPRHGYDLKRAFDEKFGHDRPLHYGQVYSTMSRLLKNGLVEVDGIEAGGGPERKRYAITEAGITDVARWLATPEKPEPYLQSTLYTKVVLALLTERDAADVLDTQRSEHLRSMRILTDRKRTGDLADQLICDHALFHLEADLRWLELTAARLDKLREAVAR; this is encoded by the coding sequence ATGTCCATCGGTCACACCCTCCTGGGGCTCCTGGAGTCCGGCCCGCGTCACGGCTACGACCTGAAGCGCGCCTTCGACGAGAAGTTCGGTCACGACCGGCCGCTGCACTACGGCCAGGTCTACTCGACGATGTCCCGCCTGCTGAAGAACGGTCTCGTCGAAGTCGACGGCATCGAGGCCGGCGGCGGCCCTGAGCGCAAGCGGTACGCCATCACCGAGGCCGGCATCACCGATGTCGCCCGCTGGCTCGCCACGCCGGAGAAGCCCGAGCCGTACCTCCAGTCGACGCTCTACACCAAGGTCGTCCTCGCCCTCCTCACCGAACGCGACGCGGCCGACGTCCTGGACACGCAGCGCTCGGAGCACCTGCGCAGCATGCGCATCCTCACCGACCGCAAGCGCACGGGCGATCTCGCCGACCAGCTGATCTGTGACCACGCCCTCTTCCACCTCGAGGCCGACCTGCGCTGGCTTGAGCTCACCGCGGCCCGCCTCGACAAACTCCGTGAGGCGGTGGCCCGATGA
- a CDS encoding SPFH domain-containing protein, producing MPTHDPQVTADVPEMPAPRVREVKAHSIGGGLALLLGLLGLAAGVAMIVVATTVDGTAAKAVLIVGGILVALAAFIAMCGLNMVAPGEARVVQLFGRYRGTIREDGLRWVNPFTSRTKISTRVRNHETAVLKVNDAYGNPIELAAVVVWRVEDTAQATFEVDDYVEFVSTQTEAAVRHIAIEYPYDAHDEDGLSLRGNAEEITEKLAVELHARVEAAGVQIIESRFTHLAYAPEIASAMLQRQQAGAVVAARQQIVEGAVGMVESALARIQEHDIVELDSERKAAMVSNLMVVLCGDRSAQPVLNTGTLYQ from the coding sequence ATGCCCACGCACGACCCGCAGGTCACGGCCGACGTACCCGAGATGCCGGCCCCACGCGTCCGGGAGGTCAAGGCGCACAGCATCGGCGGCGGCCTCGCCCTGCTGCTGGGGCTGCTCGGCCTGGCGGCCGGCGTGGCGATGATCGTCGTCGCCACGACGGTGGACGGCACCGCCGCCAAGGCCGTCCTCATCGTCGGCGGCATCCTGGTCGCGCTCGCCGCGTTCATCGCGATGTGCGGACTGAACATGGTGGCGCCGGGCGAGGCCCGGGTGGTGCAGCTGTTCGGCCGCTACCGGGGCACCATCCGCGAGGACGGCCTGCGCTGGGTGAACCCCTTCACCTCCCGCACCAAGATCTCCACCCGGGTCCGCAACCACGAGACCGCGGTGCTGAAGGTGAACGACGCCTACGGCAATCCGATCGAGCTGGCCGCGGTCGTGGTGTGGCGGGTCGAGGACACCGCCCAGGCCACCTTCGAGGTGGACGACTACGTCGAGTTCGTCTCCACCCAGACCGAGGCGGCCGTGCGGCACATCGCCATCGAGTACCCCTACGACGCCCACGACGAGGACGGCCTGTCGCTGCGCGGCAACGCCGAGGAGATCACCGAGAAGCTGGCCGTCGAACTGCACGCGCGCGTGGAGGCGGCCGGGGTGCAGATCATCGAGTCCCGCTTCACGCATCTCGCCTACGCCCCCGAGATCGCCTCGGCGATGCTCCAGCGGCAGCAGGCCGGCGCGGTCGTCGCGGCCCGGCAGCAGATCGTGGAGGGCGCCGTGGGCATGGTCGAGTCGGCCCTGGCCCGCATCCAGGAGCACGACATCGTGGAGCTGGACTCCGAGCGCAAGGCGGCGATGGTGTCCAACCTGATGGTGGTGCTGTGCGGGGACCGCTCGGCGCAGCCGGTCCTCAACACCGGGACGCTCTACCAGTGA
- a CDS encoding transglycosylase domain-containing protein, with protein MGRAEERRARQRGGRRAAPKGRRADGAAGRTGIRRLFTWKKIVGTFFTLCLLGMGAFIVLYMVIDIPEGNADAELQSNVYEYSDGTIMARDGDRNREIVDLARVPKDVQRTFVAAENKTFYKDGGVDLKGTARGVLNTLSGKGAQGGSTITQQYVKNYYLTQDQTVSRKLKELVISLKLDREKSKDYILAGYINTSYYGRGAYGIQAAAQAYYRVDAEDLTVEQGAYLAALLQAPNQYDWAIASDTGKKLVQQRWNYVLDNMVEQKWLDPGERGAMKFPVPQEPKAAPGMEGQTGYLVEAANTAVKKQLVEQGVAEDLEQAKALLDRGGYTITLNIDKKKQKALEKAVKERLTSKLDPKKRKVDADVQAGAVSVDPRTGKVVAMYGGVDYVKHYTNNATRQDYQPASTFKPVILAAAVEKGAETQDGVPITADTLYDGDSEHPVTDDGKEVGFAPPNEDDTNYGEIPVQEAMNKSVNSVFAQMGVDVGMTEVMRVAGELGMSEDLDPYPAQTLGSMGASPLQMAGVYATLANHGKKVTPSIVKTVEHKDRTLEMPDPVGQSVISRRAADTVTSVLTGVVDDGTAKASVRDNPLRDGQQVAGKTGTSDNNKSAWFTGYTPELVTSVGLFGEDDKEPHPQVPMYKAGGVDHRVNGGGFPAEIWAAYTFGVMDEVKKFDLETEQGSGVKPTRSPTQSETPSQTPSQEPTTEEPTTSAPPQTSSAPPTSEPPSQTPTTQPPTSSSPPPTFELPGGPDEPLNNDRE; from the coding sequence ATGGGACGAGCGGAAGAAAGACGCGCACGACAGCGCGGCGGGCGCCGTGCGGCACCCAAGGGCCGCCGCGCTGACGGTGCGGCCGGCCGCACCGGCATACGCCGCCTCTTCACCTGGAAGAAGATCGTCGGCACCTTCTTCACCCTGTGCCTGCTCGGCATGGGCGCCTTCATCGTGCTGTACATGGTGATCGACATCCCCGAGGGGAACGCCGACGCCGAGCTGCAGAGCAACGTCTACGAGTACAGCGACGGCACCATCATGGCCCGCGACGGCGACCGCAACCGCGAGATCGTCGACCTGGCCCGGGTCCCCAAGGACGTCCAGCGGACCTTCGTCGCAGCCGAGAACAAGACCTTCTACAAGGACGGCGGCGTCGACCTGAAGGGCACCGCCCGCGGTGTCCTGAACACCCTGTCCGGCAAGGGCGCGCAGGGCGGCTCGACGATCACCCAGCAGTACGTCAAGAACTACTACCTGACCCAGGACCAGACCGTCAGCCGCAAGCTCAAGGAGCTGGTCATCTCCCTGAAGCTGGACCGGGAGAAGTCCAAGGACTACATCCTGGCCGGGTACATCAACACCAGCTACTACGGCCGCGGCGCCTACGGCATCCAGGCCGCCGCCCAGGCCTACTACCGGGTCGACGCCGAGGACCTGACCGTCGAGCAGGGCGCCTACCTCGCCGCGCTGCTCCAGGCGCCCAACCAGTACGACTGGGCGATCGCCAGCGACACCGGCAAGAAGCTCGTCCAGCAGCGCTGGAACTACGTCCTGGACAACATGGTCGAGCAGAAGTGGCTGGACCCGGGCGAGCGGGGCGCCATGAAGTTCCCGGTGCCGCAGGAGCCCAAGGCGGCCCCCGGCATGGAGGGCCAGACCGGCTACCTGGTCGAGGCGGCCAACACGGCGGTCAAGAAGCAGCTCGTCGAGCAGGGCGTCGCGGAGGACCTGGAACAGGCCAAGGCGCTGCTGGACCGCGGCGGCTACACCATCACGCTCAACATCGACAAGAAGAAGCAGAAGGCGCTGGAGAAGGCGGTCAAGGAGCGGCTCACCAGCAAGCTCGACCCGAAGAAGCGCAAGGTCGACGCCGACGTCCAGGCCGGCGCCGTCTCCGTGGACCCGAGGACCGGCAAGGTCGTGGCCATGTACGGCGGCGTGGACTACGTGAAGCACTACACCAACAACGCCACCCGCCAGGACTACCAGCCGGCCTCCACCTTCAAGCCGGTGATCCTCGCCGCGGCCGTCGAGAAGGGCGCCGAGACGCAGGACGGCGTGCCGATCACGGCCGACACGCTGTACGACGGCGACAGCGAGCACCCCGTCACGGACGACGGCAAGGAGGTCGGCTTCGCGCCGCCCAACGAGGACGACACCAACTACGGCGAGATCCCCGTCCAGGAGGCGATGAACAAGTCCGTCAACTCGGTGTTCGCGCAGATGGGCGTCGACGTCGGCATGACCGAGGTGATGCGGGTCGCGGGCGAGCTCGGCATGTCCGAGGACCTGGACCCGTACCCCGCGCAGACGCTGGGCAGCATGGGCGCGAGCCCTCTGCAGATGGCCGGCGTCTACGCCACCCTCGCCAACCACGGCAAGAAGGTCACGCCGTCGATCGTGAAGACGGTCGAGCACAAGGACCGCACCCTGGAGATGCCCGACCCGGTCGGCCAGTCGGTGATCAGCCGCCGGGCCGCCGACACGGTCACCTCGGTGCTCACCGGAGTGGTCGACGACGGCACCGCCAAGGCCTCCGTACGCGACAACCCGCTGCGCGACGGCCAGCAGGTGGCGGGCAAGACCGGTACGTCCGACAACAACAAGTCGGCGTGGTTCACCGGGTACACGCCCGAGCTGGTCACCTCCGTCGGCCTGTTCGGCGAGGACGACAAGGAACCGCATCCGCAGGTGCCGATGTACAAGGCCGGCGGCGTCGACCACCGCGTCAACGGCGGTGGCTTCCCCGCCGAGATCTGGGCGGCGTACACCTTCGGGGTGATGGACGAGGTCAAGAAGTTCGACCTGGAGACCGAGCAGGGCTCGGGCGTCAAGCCGACCAGGAGCCCGACGCAGTCGGAGACGCCGTCGCAGACCCCGAGCCAGGAGCCGACGACGGAGGAACCCACCACCTCGGCGCCGCCGCAGACCTCCTCCGCGCCGCCGACGTCGGAGCCGCCGAGCCAGACGCCGACGACGCAGCCCCCGACCTCGTCCAGTCCGCCGCCGACCTTCGAGCTCCCGGGCGGCCCGGACGAACCTCTGAACAACGACCGGGAGTGA
- a CDS encoding SpoIIE family protein phosphatase, whose product MDSTRVTEQPTSFERPQPGVDPADPRGAFLRTPTPERAAGTGAALPVQGRAAGEPPAPGAGPGAGAPGTVTPGGSAPGPAEGPGSEHSQPGTGPGAEPDAHRPRPAPDGIPVQPADGQGRVARPPEGKERRTGQVTRPGRPTPMRRDGDRLRFVGAATRRIARGIDLDEIVMGLCRATVPTFSDAILVYLRDPLPVGDERPTGPLVLRLRRTDRIPAERDTEGGGFMPAAPPEPSELDSVGEELCTVRPGSALAEVLRGVRPVFTDAPAARAALPELLGEDGASAVPDGQRAILAPLRGRRRVIGAALFLRRPERIPFEADDLLVAAQLATHSALGIDKAVLYGREAYIADELQRTMLPETLPRCTGVRLASRYLPAAETARVGGDWYDAIPLPGSRVALVVGDVMGHSMTSAAIMGQLRTTAQTLAGLDLPPQEVLHHLDEQAQRLGVDRMATCLYAVYDPVAHRITIANAGHPPPVLLHLGGRAEVLRVPAGAPIGVGGVDFEAVELEAPAGATLLLYTDGLVESRLRDVWTGIEQLREKLAATAQLTGPDHPPPLEALCDEVLDMLGPGDRDDDIALLAARFDGIAPSDVAYWFLEPEDAAPGRARRLARRQLSRWGMDELSDSVELLVSEVVTNAVRYATRPVTLRLLRTDVLRCEVGDDVPQLPRLRQARATDEGGRGLYLVNRLARRWGATRLSTGKVVWFELNHG is encoded by the coding sequence ATGGACTCGACACGCGTGACGGAGCAGCCGACCTCCTTCGAGCGCCCCCAGCCGGGCGTGGACCCCGCGGATCCCCGCGGGGCGTTCCTGCGTACCCCGACACCGGAGCGGGCGGCCGGCACCGGGGCCGCCTTACCGGTACAGGGCCGCGCCGCCGGTGAGCCTCCCGCGCCCGGAGCGGGGCCGGGAGCCGGCGCGCCCGGCACGGTCACGCCCGGTGGCTCCGCGCCCGGTCCCGCGGAGGGCCCGGGGTCCGAGCACTCCCAGCCGGGCACCGGCCCGGGCGCGGAGCCGGACGCCCACCGCCCGCGTCCCGCGCCGGACGGCATCCCGGTGCAGCCCGCCGACGGGCAGGGCCGCGTGGCCCGGCCGCCGGAGGGCAAGGAGCGCCGCACCGGCCAGGTGACGCGGCCGGGCCGGCCCACGCCGATGCGGCGGGACGGCGACCGGCTGCGCTTCGTCGGCGCGGCCACCCGGCGGATCGCCCGCGGCATCGACCTGGACGAGATCGTGATGGGGCTGTGCCGGGCCACCGTGCCCACCTTCTCCGACGCGATCCTGGTGTACCTGCGCGATCCGCTGCCGGTCGGCGACGAGCGGCCCACCGGTCCGCTGGTGCTGCGGCTGCGCCGCACCGACCGGATCCCGGCCGAGCGGGACACCGAGGGCGGCGGCTTCATGCCGGCCGCGCCGCCGGAGCCGTCCGAACTGGACTCGGTCGGCGAGGAGCTGTGCACGGTCCGGCCGGGCAGCGCGCTCGCCGAGGTGCTGCGCGGGGTGCGTCCGGTGTTCACGGACGCGCCCGCCGCCCGGGCGGCGCTGCCCGAACTGCTGGGCGAGGACGGCGCGTCGGCGGTCCCGGACGGCCAGCGGGCGATCCTCGCCCCGCTGCGCGGCCGCCGCCGGGTGATCGGCGCCGCACTGTTCCTGCGCCGCCCCGAGCGCATCCCGTTCGAGGCCGACGACCTGCTGGTCGCGGCCCAGCTCGCCACGCACAGCGCGCTGGGCATCGACAAGGCCGTGCTGTACGGGCGCGAGGCGTACATCGCGGACGAGCTGCAGCGCACGATGCTGCCGGAGACCCTGCCGCGCTGCACCGGCGTACGGCTGGCGTCGCGTTACCTGCCGGCCGCGGAGACCGCCCGGGTCGGCGGCGACTGGTACGACGCGATCCCGCTGCCCGGCAGCCGGGTGGCGCTGGTGGTCGGCGACGTGATGGGCCACTCCATGACGTCGGCGGCGATCATGGGCCAGCTGCGCACCACGGCGCAGACCCTGGCCGGGCTCGACCTGCCGCCGCAGGAGGTGCTGCACCACCTCGACGAGCAGGCCCAGCGGCTCGGTGTGGACCGCATGGCGACCTGCCTGTACGCGGTGTACGACCCGGTCGCGCACCGCATCACCATCGCCAACGCCGGCCATCCGCCGCCCGTGCTGCTGCACCTGGGCGGGCGCGCGGAGGTGCTGCGGGTGCCCGCGGGCGCCCCGATCGGCGTGGGCGGGGTGGACTTCGAGGCCGTGGAGCTGGAGGCGCCCGCGGGGGCGACCCTGCTGCTCTACACCGACGGCCTGGTGGAGTCCCGGCTGCGGGACGTGTGGACCGGCATCGAGCAGCTGCGGGAGAAGCTCGCCGCGACCGCGCAGCTCACCGGCCCGGACCACCCGCCGCCGCTGGAGGCGCTCTGCGACGAGGTGCTCGACATGCTCGGGCCGGGCGACCGGGACGACGACATCGCGCTGCTCGCCGCCCGCTTCGACGGGATCGCGCCGAGCGACGTGGCGTACTGGTTCCTGGAGCCGGAGGACGCGGCGCCCGGCCGGGCCCGCCGTCTGGCCCGGCGGCAGCTGTCCCGCTGGGGCATGGACGAGCTGAGCGACTCGGTGGAGCTGCTGGTCAGCGAGGTCGTGACCAACGCCGTGCGGTACGCGACCCGGCCGGTGACGCTGCGGCTGCTGCGCACCGACGTGCTGCGCTGCGAGGTCGGCGACGACGTGCCGCAGCTGCCGCGGCTGCGGCAGGCGCGCGCCACCGACGAGGGCGGCCGCGGGCTGTACCTGGTGAACCGGCTGGCCCGGCGCTGGGGCGCGACCCGGCTGAGCACCGGCAAGGTGGTGTGGTTCGAGCTGAACCACGGCTGA